From the Bacillota bacterium genome, the window TCGTCGAAGCAGATCTACGCCCAGATCATCGACGATGAGAAAGGCGCGACGCTCGTCGCATCAGTACCCGGCTCACCTGGACTGATAAGAGTCATCCGCGATGGACGGCGCATCTGGGAAGGCATAGACCGGGGAGCAGAAGTGCGCCTCCCCGGGCCGGGTGTCTACCGGGTGGAGGTGGAGCGGATAGTGCTCGGGAGATATCGGCCATGGATATATGGAAACCACTTCTTTCTCCGGTGAAAGTCCGTAGACTTCAGGAGCGTCTGGCGTGTTTAGGCTTTGACCCAGGTGAGCCCGACGGCCGGTATGGCATCCTCACCCGGGAAGCGGTGAGGGAACTCCAAGCCGCCTACAGACTCTCTGTGGATGGCATTGCCGGCCCGGAGGTTGCACGGCTTCTCTCCCAGGATCTTCCCAACCTCAGAATGGCTGTATGTGCAGGGGAGGGCGATTCCCTTTCGTCAATAGCTCGCACACGGGGAACGACGGTTGAAGCCATCATTGAGGCGAACGCGCGGAAGCGATTCGAGCGAGTTTACACCGGGGAGAGGCTCGCCATACATAGACGGGCCGCTATCGCCATTGCAGGGTCAAGGGCCTCGACTCCGACGGTGAGAGCGGCCTGGGAGAATAACAGGTGGACGGAGATTGCGCGCCCGTGCTTCCGGCTTGCTCCAGACGGAAGTGTCGTCCAGATGAACCAGGGGCGCGCCTCTTTGGCAATTCTGACCGACACACTCGACCAGTATGGCACCGTACAGGACCCCACTTGCACTGGAACCTTCCTCCACGATCGAAACCGCGCCCACCGGGAACAACAGGTGGAGAAGGTGGTGCGAGGGGCGGTCTCGGCCCGGTACGCCGGTGTGCTCGTTGATCTGGCAAGGGTCTGCGAAAACGACTGGTGGGCACTGGTGAGGTTCCTTCGAGAGCTAGCCCGGGAGTGCTCCGGGGCAGGGCTGAAACTGGGGGTCTGTGTACCTGCGTTTACCAAGCAAACCCGCAGCACTCCGGAGGTCTTGGGCTATGATTTCGAGGCCATAGGCCAGATAGCCGACTTTGTGGTGGCTGATCACCGAAATCCCTTTACATTCTGGGACGCTACCGTCTCCATGTGCCGGGTGGTGCCAAGATGGAAGCTTATCGCGTGCATCAGAGTCTGCCCATATTCGACCGGCAACGGGTCCCCTGAAGACCTGGACTCGGAGGCGCTCTCGAAGCTCAGAGTCAGGCATGTAGTGCGGGAAGGCCGAGACGAAGTCTCCTCCGTTCCATACTACTTCTACAGGTCCAAGGGTGTAAGGAGACGAGTGTGGCACGAAGACAGTATCAGTGTCGGCTCCAAGCTCCACATGGTGAACAGGCTCAATATTCTGGGAGTAGCATTCAGGGGGGTTGATACAGCCCGGCACGACGTGTTTGCGGAAATCGCGCACAGGTTCATCATCATGTGACCCCCGGCATATAGTTTGATGGAAGGTGGACTGATCCGCCATCGCCAGGGGGGAGGAACAAGTGGGAATCCAGCTCGAGAAGAGAGAACTTCCGATCGCAAGGTTAGCGGGACAGGGTCTGGCCGAGATCAGCCTCCAGAGATCTGCGGCTTTGCCCTCTGACCTGCCAGACATGTCAGGCGCGGAGTCAGAGGTCGTGCTGTGGGCCGGAGGGACCCCGGTCGTGAACATGGTGGAATCGAACATGGGAGAAGTACGGATTGAAGGGCACATCCATTCCCGCCTTCTCTACATCTCCCATGGGGAGCCGGGGACAGTCCATGGCGCTTCTCTGGACGAACCCAGGTTCGAAGCCACGATCCCGGTTCCGGGTGCGACCCCCGGGATGGACGCCGAAGCCGATGTAAGATTGGTTCAGTTCTCGGCTGAGAGCACGGGTCCTAGGGGGATCTCATTCACGGCCGCACTCGCTGTCCGCGTTGACCTGATTCAGCGCGGAACGGTGGACGCCGCGGTGTCCGTGCAGGCGTCCGGCGGGTCGCGTGTGTCCGTCCTTACCGATGAAGTGTGTGTGAAGCAGGAAGTTGCCACGGTTTCGGATGATGTTCCACTGTCCGAGACCCTTGAGCTTCCTGAGGACTACCCGGTGCTCGGCAACAGTCGGTCTCAGGTGGGGGCGGCCGGGGCGGCCAGGATCGTGGGCACAACTGTGAGCGAGGGTCGGGTGACCGTAGATGCCGAGATAGCTGTGGAGGCGGCATATGCGGTTCCAAGGGGCGTGCCGGCGGTGAACATACTCTCCTACGACCGGATTGGAATCCGCAAGACCTTTGAGGTTCCGGAAGCGAGGAAAGGTATGAAGGTCACGGCGTCCGCCACTCTGTCACGTCTTGCAGTCACTCCGGATCCGCCGCGCACGCTTGTCCTCGAGGGTGTGCTCTCTATTTCTGCAACGGTTGCGGAGTCGCGTAGGATCAGCGTGATAACGGACATCATATCGGAATCAACCGAGATCGTGGATGCACAGACCGAAACGGTCGTCACTGATCAAGTGGTGGCCGAGGAACGCCTGGAGTTTACAGTAGAGGAGTCTGTCTCGCTCCATGCTGCTAAGGAACAAAGAGCACTCTCGGGAATGGAGGAGGTCCGCTCCACCCGCGGCGCTGTCTGTCTGACATCTGCAGAGCTGTTCGACGGTGAGGTGGCTGTGAGGGGCTCCATTGCGGCACATGCGATCTTCGGGGACGTGGCAGAAGACGAGGAGGGTCAATTCCCCACCGCATTTGCCGTGGACGTCCCAGTTGAATTCTCAGATTCGGCGGACGTTGCCGGGGTGGAGGAGGACGACAGAGTCCTTGTGTCCGCCGCAGTGGAAGGGCTACGCCTTGAGAGGCCCGCCCCCTCCAAACTGGAACTGGAGGCCGTGGTCCGCGTGGACGTGTCCGTCCTGCGCGAGAGGGCGGTTGCAGTAGTAACCTCTGCAGAAATGGTGACCCCAGTCAGGCTCGACCCGTACTCGATGACTTTCTACGTGGCTGGCCCCCGTGATACCCTGGGCCGGATCGCCAAGCGGTACGGTGTTCCCCCAGACAGGATCGCGGCGGCAAACAATATGTCCCCTACGGACACCTTGTCCTGCGGGCAGAAGATCTACATACCCGCCAGACTGTAGCGCCCGCAGTCCTGCGCTCCCGGCAGCGCCCGGTGGCTTACCTCCGAGATGGGGGTGACACCGAGGCGCTGCCGGGGTTGTACGGACCCGCCCATGCTAGGAAAGCGTGCTCAGAATTCTCACGCGTCTAGGGGCCGCACCAACCTTCACCTGTTCGAGTTCCATCCGGCACAGCGTGTCAATGAGAGATACTGTGTCGTCAGAGGGGCCGGTCACCACGACGAGACGGCCACCCCGGGCGAGGTCGATGCCTTCTGGATGCTTCTCGACACCGATAGAGAACAGCCGCGTCCTCGTGCGCACATCATACGCTTGCACCGATTCGGCCCCGGAGTCAGTCAGGTAGACGGTCCGCCCTTCGGGATCCAGTACAAGCATCTCTGGAGCGGTGGTAGCAGTTATTACATCGCGTGCAACCGACCGGCGGGTTACGTCCAGCAGACCGATGGAGGTAGGCGCTGTGAACAGCAGGAAAGAGCAGGCAGGGCAACCGGCAATAGCTCCCACCTTAGGAGCTGGGATGGTTTCCTCAAGTGACACCTGTGCCTCGATGTTGCACACGACTATCTCTCCGTTGACCGAATCAGTGACCCAGAGTGCCCCCGAGTGAAGCGCCATGTCTCGAGGAATGGTCCCAGGGGGCAGTGTGATCGATCCCACGACCGTGTTCTCAAGCGGATCTACTATGGCGACCTGTGGTTCATCCCCTCCGCAGAGCACATACACGGCGAGGCCACTGGGGGACGCCACGACCGTGGACGGGGCCGCGGCCGGGTATGCGCTCGCCGTAAGGTCGATCGATGCGATTACCGTGTCAGTCCTCGTGTCCAGTACGCTGACGCTGTTGCCCAGGATATTCGCCACATAGAGTCTATGCCCATTCGGAAGAATGTCCAGTCCGAGTGGGCCTTTACCCGTTGCCACAGGCGGACCCAGAAGGTCGGCCATCACCGGATCCAGCACATAGACCGCGTCAGCGCCAAAGCATGCAACATAGGCCTTGAGCACCGCTGTGCCTCCTCCCGTTCTGCACTCCTCATACTATGTGGCCGGAGGCCCGGGCGCGCCTAGTAAGCAGGAGGATATCCCCTGCGTTTCTGTGGAGGAATCGTGGCTCGATGCACGAATACTAAGGCGCCCGGTGTGTCCGGGAGGGGAGGTCTTGAATATTGGAGCAACCTTTGAAGGTGCTCGTAGTAGATGACGAACCAAGCATCGTCGAACTTGTCAGGTTCAACCTGGAAAGAGAAGGTTTTGCCACCGATGTCGCGTCCGACGGCCGAGAGGCTCTTGCCGCCGCGCGGCAGGGCAAACCCGACATCATCGTGTTGGATGTCATGCTGCCCGGGATGGACGGGTACGAGGTGTGCCGCGTCATCAGACAAGAATCATCAGTTCCCATTATCATGCTGACCGCGAAGACTGATGAAATAGATCGGGTACTCGGGCTTGAACTGGGAGCGGACGACTACGTGGTCAAGCCGTTCAGCCCACGGGAGCTCGTGGCGAGGGTGCGGGCAATCGCCAGGAGACTCAGGCCGAGTGCGAGCATTGCCTCGGAGCCGCTGATCACCGCCGGGAACATATTCGTTTACCCAATGAAGCACAAGGTCGAGGTGGCAGGGGCTGAGATTACGCTTTCTCCCAGGGAGTATGATCTCCTCAAAACACTTGCCGAAAGCCCCGGCAAGGTGTTCACCCGTGACGTGCTCCTGGACCAACTGTGGGGGTACGAGTACTTCGGTGACACACGTACGGTGGATGTCCATGTGCGGAGGCTGAGGCAGAAGATCGGGGATGCAGGCGGAGACCCTCAGTGCATCGAGACTGTTCATGGAGTCGGGTACAGGTTCGCAGAACACCTGGGGCCGACAAAGACGCCCCAACCGGGGGCGGGGAGATGACACAGTGGATCTCATCCGTGGTAGGTAGGACTGCTGCTTCCGGA encodes:
- a CDS encoding peptidoglycan-binding protein produces the protein MDIWKPLLSPVKVRRLQERLACLGFDPGEPDGRYGILTREAVRELQAAYRLSVDGIAGPEVARLLSQDLPNLRMAVCAGEGDSLSSIARTRGTTVEAIIEANARKRFERVYTGERLAIHRRAAIAIAGSRASTPTVRAAWENNRWTEIARPCFRLAPDGSVVQMNQGRASLAILTDTLDQYGTVQDPTCTGTFLHDRNRAHREQQVEKVVRGAVSARYAGVLVDLARVCENDWWALVRFLRELARECSGAGLKLGVCVPAFTKQTRSTPEVLGYDFEAIGQIADFVVADHRNPFTFWDATVSMCRVVPRWKLIACIRVCPYSTGNGSPEDLDSEALSKLRVRHVVREGRDEVSSVPYYFYRSKGVRRRVWHEDSISVGSKLHMVNRLNILGVAFRGVDTARHDVFAEIAHRFIIM
- a CDS encoding DUF3794 domain-containing protein, whose product is MGIQLEKRELPIARLAGQGLAEISLQRSAALPSDLPDMSGAESEVVLWAGGTPVVNMVESNMGEVRIEGHIHSRLLYISHGEPGTVHGASLDEPRFEATIPVPGATPGMDAEADVRLVQFSAESTGPRGISFTAALAVRVDLIQRGTVDAAVSVQASGGSRVSVLTDEVCVKQEVATVSDDVPLSETLELPEDYPVLGNSRSQVGAAGAARIVGTTVSEGRVTVDAEIAVEAAYAVPRGVPAVNILSYDRIGIRKTFEVPEARKGMKVTASATLSRLAVTPDPPRTLVLEGVLSISATVAESRRISVITDIISESTEIVDAQTETVVTDQVVAEERLEFTVEESVSLHAAKEQRALSGMEEVRSTRGAVCLTSAELFDGEVAVRGSIAAHAIFGDVAEDEEGQFPTAFAVDVPVEFSDSADVAGVEEDDRVLVSAAVEGLRLERPAPSKLELEAVVRVDVSVLRERAVAVVTSAEMVTPVRLDPYSMTFYVAGPRDTLGRIAKRYGVPPDRIAAANNMSPTDTLSCGQKIYIPARL
- a CDS encoding YncE family protein, whose product is MLKAYVACFGADAVYVLDPVMADLLGPPVATGKGPLGLDILPNGHRLYVANILGNSVSVLDTRTDTVIASIDLTASAYPAAAPSTVVASPSGLAVYVLCGGDEPQVAIVDPLENTVVGSITLPPGTIPRDMALHSGALWVTDSVNGEIVVCNIEAQVSLEETIPAPKVGAIAGCPACSFLLFTAPTSIGLLDVTRRSVARDVITATTAPEMLVLDPEGRTVYLTDSGAESVQAYDVRTRTRLFSIGVEKHPEGIDLARGGRLVVVTGPSDDTVSLIDTLCRMELEQVKVGAAPRRVRILSTLS
- a CDS encoding response regulator transcription factor: MEQPLKVLVVDDEPSIVELVRFNLEREGFATDVASDGREALAAARQGKPDIIVLDVMLPGMDGYEVCRVIRQESSVPIIMLTAKTDEIDRVLGLELGADDYVVKPFSPRELVARVRAIARRLRPSASIASEPLITAGNIFVYPMKHKVEVAGAEITLSPREYDLLKTLAESPGKVFTRDVLLDQLWGYEYFGDTRTVDVHVRRLRQKIGDAGGDPQCIETVHGVGYRFAEHLGPTKTPQPGAGR